One genomic segment of Pleurodeles waltl isolate 20211129_DDA chromosome 11, aPleWal1.hap1.20221129, whole genome shotgun sequence includes these proteins:
- the TEDDM1 gene encoding transmembrane epididymal protein 1, whose protein sequence is MGTFIGHISPGLAFLSFGIFYAFKFSWMVLNGQRTQYQEFKRPPGLRGALRHIPPEGALKVIYGTMAVMAEFFYPPGVNKFYFYDLTDPNFRFQYPNEWQHVTMYGYFAFSGWLDIVSQACLPKRLILLEQAALCMAFYVITLLLKFHMHGKDGVENQIHSLLLLTCLFTSLILTVEVWKPNYRRLWFAKTLLVMVQGTWLFHSAFILYRPPTGVRWDDTNMENLMFLTNFYCWHLAFNAAVLAGIFGLTKILQKFMPRRLKEQRYRGMESKGLYQLGWKGIGKHPEELQKLTSQDVEEVEKTLEEELL, encoded by the coding sequence ATGGGAACTTTCATCGGACACATCTCCCCGGGCctggctttcctttcctttggcaTCTTTTATGCTTTCAAGTTCTCCTGGATGGTTCTGAATGGCCAGAGAACGCAGTACCAGGAGTTTAAGAGGCCACCTGGCCTCAGGGGAGCCCTACGACACATCCCTCCGGAGGGGGCCCTGAAGGTCATCTACGGCACCATGGCTGTCATGGCCGAGTTTTTTTACCCCCCTGGAGTCAACAAGTTTTACTTCTATGACCTGACTGACCCGAATTTTCGGTTCCAATACCCCAACGAATGGCAGCACGTGACCATGTATGGCTACTTTGCATTCAGTGGCTGGTTGGACATCGTAAGCCAAGCGTGTCTACCTAAGCGGCTGATCTTGCTGGAGCAGGCGGCGTTGTGCATGGCGTTCTACGTCATCACGCTGCTCCTGAAGTTTCACATGCATGGCAAAGATGGTGTGGAGAACCAGATCCACTCCTTGCTCCTTCTGACCTGCTTATTCACCTCACTTATCCTCACCGTGGAGGTCTGGAAGCCCAACTACCGGCGCCTTTGGTTCGCCAAGACTCTATTGGTCATGGTACAGGGGACCTGGCTGTTCCACTCCGCCTTCATCCTCTACCGTCCACCAACAGGGGTACGTTGGGATGACACCAACATGGAGAACTTGATGTTCTTGACTAACTTCTACTGCTGGCACCTGGCATTCAATGCTGCTGTACTGGCTGGCATATTTGGACTCACCAAAATCCTACAAAAGTTCATGCCAAGAAGGCTGAAAGAGCAACGATATCGTGGCATGGAATCGAAGGGATTGTACCAGTTGGGATGGAAGGGCATAGGGAAGCATCCAGAGGAACTGCAGAAGCTGACATCTCAGGATGTGGAGGAGGTGGAGAAAACCTTGGAAGAGGAATTGCTGTGA